One Microbacter margulisiae genomic window carries:
- a CDS encoding bifunctional UDP-N-acetylmuramoyl-tripeptide:D-alanyl-D-alanine ligase/alanine racemase has protein sequence MDYSFFHIAQILGGTPLVRHDTLITRLLTDSRSLVYTDETLFFALRSSSNDGHRYVRDLYHRGVRNFVVSDFLPEFSALKEANFLTVPDTLVALQQLAAFHRNHFALPVVGITGSNGKTIVKEWLSQLLHIDYNTVRSPRSYNSQIGVPLSVWQLNEQHTLALFEAGISQKGEIERLEHIIRPTIGILTNIGQAHQENFNSLIEKCQEKLQLFTNSEWLISCKDQKLVEQCIEESGLSCHRFTWGYSESADLQIQNIEKAGKSTSIRCIHNDQAYQYTIPFIDDASVENSMHCLATWILLEEIMGGKRIVPAILTGRMNKLEPVAMRLEVKEGRNGCLVINDSYNADINSLSIALDFLRRQAKDKQMDRTLILSDILQSGEKSEILYTRIAQLVKDSNIQRFIGIGDEISQHASRFDTTTSSFYETTEEFLQSETWKKWKNEVILLKGSRKFHFEFLSEQLESVAHQTILEVNLGALVHNFNYFRSKLRPETRIVSMVKAFAYGSGAVEVARTLQQQHCNYLAVAVADEGVELRREGITIPIMVMNPEANSFNLLFEYQLEPEIYSLNLLNLFIRSASRQGITHYPIHVKIDSGMHRLGFGETDLSELLSLLSSNDHVHVQSVFSHLAGADETRFDDFTHQQAAVFSKCAEQIEQACGYPVLKHILNSAGIERFSEYQFDMVRLGIGHYGISAINSPEIENVCTLKTTVLQVRHVKAGETVGYSRRGVLTRDSVIAVLPIGYADGYDRRFGNGVGKVWINGKTAPVVGTVCMDVTMIDVTGLDVHEGDSALIFGDQLPLAEVAASIGTISYEILTNVSRRVKRVYFQE, from the coding sequence ATGGATTACTCATTTTTTCATATTGCACAAATCCTTGGCGGCACACCGTTAGTACGTCATGATACACTTATTACAAGGTTGTTGACTGACAGCCGCTCACTGGTTTACACCGACGAAACTCTTTTCTTTGCCTTGCGTTCGTCCAGCAATGACGGGCACCGTTATGTCCGCGATCTCTACCATCGTGGCGTGCGTAATTTTGTTGTCAGTGATTTTCTACCGGAATTTTCGGCACTAAAAGAGGCTAATTTTCTGACTGTTCCTGACACACTGGTAGCTTTGCAGCAATTGGCGGCTTTCCATCGTAACCATTTTGCATTGCCAGTGGTAGGCATTACCGGAAGCAACGGGAAAACCATTGTCAAGGAATGGCTGTCGCAACTCCTGCATATCGATTACAACACGGTGCGCTCCCCCAGAAGCTATAACTCCCAGATCGGAGTCCCATTGTCGGTATGGCAACTCAACGAACAACATACATTGGCGTTGTTTGAAGCCGGCATTTCCCAAAAAGGCGAAATAGAACGTCTCGAACATATCATTCGTCCCACCATAGGCATATTGACTAATATCGGACAAGCTCATCAGGAAAATTTCAATTCGCTGATTGAAAAATGTCAGGAAAAACTGCAACTGTTTACTAATAGCGAATGGCTTATTTCCTGTAAAGATCAGAAGCTGGTGGAACAATGCATTGAAGAATCAGGACTCTCCTGTCATCGTTTCACATGGGGATACAGCGAATCAGCCGATCTGCAAATCCAAAACATTGAGAAAGCAGGCAAAAGCACCTCCATCCGCTGTATACACAACGATCAAGCTTATCAATACACAATCCCGTTTATTGATGATGCTTCCGTGGAAAACAGTATGCACTGCCTGGCAACATGGATTCTGCTCGAAGAAATAATGGGAGGAAAAAGAATTGTACCCGCCATATTGACAGGACGAATGAACAAACTGGAACCGGTTGCTATGCGCCTCGAAGTAAAGGAAGGACGCAATGGATGCCTCGTGATCAATGACAGCTACAATGCCGACATCAATTCGTTGAGCATTGCCTTGGACTTCTTACGCCGGCAGGCCAAAGATAAACAGATGGACAGAACACTCATTTTGTCGGATATTCTACAAAGCGGCGAAAAAAGTGAAATCTTATACACCCGCATTGCACAACTGGTAAAAGATAGTAATATACAACGGTTCATTGGCATTGGTGACGAAATTTCACAACACGCCTCCCGATTTGACACTACCACAAGCTCTTTTTATGAAACAACAGAAGAATTTCTCCAGTCCGAAACATGGAAGAAATGGAAAAACGAAGTGATCCTCCTGAAAGGTTCACGAAAGTTTCATTTTGAATTTCTCTCCGAACAACTTGAAAGTGTAGCCCATCAAACTATACTTGAGGTCAATTTAGGAGCTTTGGTACACAATTTCAACTATTTCCGGTCGAAACTACGCCCGGAGACACGCATCGTCAGCATGGTGAAGGCTTTTGCCTACGGCAGTGGAGCTGTGGAGGTGGCGCGTACCCTACAACAACAACATTGTAACTATCTGGCTGTAGCTGTAGCAGATGAAGGGGTAGAACTACGCCGTGAAGGGATTACCATCCCGATCATGGTGATGAATCCCGAAGCCAATAGTTTCAACTTGTTATTCGAATACCAACTGGAACCGGAAATTTATAGCCTCAACCTATTGAATCTTTTTATCCGAAGCGCTTCACGCCAGGGAATCACACACTACCCTATCCATGTAAAAATAGATAGTGGTATGCATCGCCTTGGCTTTGGAGAAACAGATCTTTCCGAACTGTTGTCCCTATTGTCAAGCAACGATCATGTGCATGTGCAATCAGTATTTTCACATTTGGCCGGTGCTGACGAAACACGTTTTGACGATTTCACCCATCAACAGGCAGCGGTTTTCTCCAAATGTGCAGAGCAAATCGAACAGGCGTGTGGTTATCCTGTCCTGAAACACATCCTGAACTCAGCGGGTATCGAACGTTTTTCTGAATATCAATTCGATATGGTAAGGCTTGGCATCGGGCATTATGGAATCAGCGCCATAAATTCTCCCGAAATCGAAAATGTATGTACTCTGAAAACAACAGTTCTACAGGTTCGTCATGTAAAAGCGGGAGAAACAGTAGGATATAGTCGCCGTGGAGTCCTTACACGTGATAGTGTCATTGCAGTGCTTCCTATTGGATATGCCGACGGGTATGACAGACGCTTTGGCAATGGAGTCGGCAAAGTATGGATCAATGGAAAGACAGCTCCGGTGGTGGGTACCGTGTGTATGGATGTTACCATGATTGACGTCACTGGATTGGATGTCCACGAAGGAGATTCGGCTCTTATCTTCGGAGATCAGTTGCCTCTTGCTGAGGTTGCCGCATCCATAGGAACCATCTCATATGAAATACTGACCAATGTGTCAAGACGTGTAAAACGAGTCTATTTTCAGGAATAA
- a CDS encoding UpxY family transcription antiterminator has product MQLQKTPMATKIDEPRWYAVYTAPRAEKKVSERFTEADIEHYLALQTVKRRWSDRIKEVIVPVIHGYIFVHIPTADFAKVTKIYGAIAFVRKDGKPVAIPDSQMERFRMMVEYADELVEFSMENFEPGETVKITKGPLAGVIGELVDIKGKHKVMIRLDQFGAALTTVPASFVSKIDE; this is encoded by the coding sequence ATGCAACTGCAGAAAACACCTATGGCCACAAAGATAGATGAACCCCGCTGGTATGCCGTATATACGGCACCCAGAGCTGAAAAAAAAGTGAGCGAACGTTTTACAGAAGCGGACATAGAACATTATCTTGCTTTACAGACCGTAAAACGTCGATGGAGCGATCGTATTAAGGAAGTTATTGTTCCAGTCATTCACGGGTATATATTCGTGCATATACCTACTGCTGATTTTGCAAAAGTAACCAAAATATATGGCGCTATTGCGTTTGTCCGCAAGGACGGCAAGCCTGTCGCCATTCCGGACAGCCAGATGGAACGCTTCCGCATGATGGTGGAATATGCAGACGAGCTTGTCGAATTTAGTATGGAAAACTTTGAGCCAGGCGAAACCGTAAAAATTACCAAGGGGCCTTTGGCAGGTGTGATTGGAGAATTAGTTGATATCAAGGGAAAACATAAAGTAATGATTCGTCTCGATCAGTTTGGAGCCGCCCTGACTACCGTGCCTGCTTCCTTTGTCTCGAAAATCGACGAATAA
- a CDS encoding lysophospholipid acyltransferase family protein: MKRTVIDIDYLEKASPLFNGKWGHGLARFLMHFLAIDKVNWAYGRSCDHSGATFTSGLLKDFGVDYRVGNAERLQQLPQGAFITVSNHPYGALDGIMIIDLIASSRPDYKVMVNQILTLIEAMNDNFISVKPRIGNNPLNPSASFNGVKETLLRLKEGHPVGFFPAGGVSFFSLKKFHAIDREWQESILKLIQKAEVPVVPVRFFDGNSPFFYFLGLINWRVRTLRMAHEMFNKKNKHPRIGIGEIVAPEQLAQFDDIRSMGAFLRQQVYGMPKPAIYLDKNAFLNRSTE, translated from the coding sequence ATGAAGCGAACGGTAATTGATATAGATTATTTGGAGAAGGCATCTCCACTTTTTAATGGTAAATGGGGGCATGGTTTGGCTCGTTTTTTAATGCATTTTCTGGCTATTGATAAAGTAAACTGGGCCTATGGGAGATCTTGTGATCATTCAGGAGCTACATTTACGTCCGGATTATTGAAAGATTTTGGGGTAGATTACCGAGTAGGGAATGCAGAACGGCTGCAACAATTACCTCAGGGGGCATTTATCACCGTCTCTAACCATCCCTATGGTGCGCTAGATGGCATCATGATTATTGATTTGATAGCAAGTAGCCGTCCGGATTATAAAGTCATGGTTAATCAGATACTTACTCTGATTGAGGCTATGAATGATAACTTTATTTCCGTGAAACCGCGTATTGGGAATAATCCGCTGAATCCTTCCGCAAGCTTTAATGGGGTGAAAGAAACCTTGTTGCGGTTGAAAGAAGGACATCCTGTTGGATTTTTCCCTGCAGGAGGAGTTTCGTTTTTTAGTCTTAAAAAGTTTCATGCTATTGATCGTGAATGGCAGGAAAGCATTTTAAAACTGATTCAGAAAGCAGAGGTTCCTGTCGTACCTGTTCGTTTTTTTGATGGTAATTCTCCGTTTTTTTATTTCTTGGGTCTGATTAACTGGCGTGTCCGCACGTTACGCATGGCGCATGAAATGTTCAACAAGAAAAACAAACATCCGCGCATCGGGATAGGGGAGATTGTGGCTCCGGAACAATTGGCGCAGTTCGACGATATCCGTTCGATGGGGGCATTTTTACGCCAACAGGTGTATGGTATGCCAAAACCTGCTATTTATCTGGATAAAAATGCGTTTCTGAATCGTTCAACCGAATAG
- a CDS encoding lysylphosphatidylglycerol synthase transmembrane domain-containing protein, with translation MKKRHPNLARNLFFIIGLIALAVMAWAIGFNTIILHIRKTGWWFFAIIGMWLPIYLINTTAFNTIIRDDKPENRKVPFLHVLKITLSGFALKSATPLGFFGGDPYKVMEFKSLLGVEKATSSVVLYTMTHISAHCIFWLLSILVAALFLPMHMMDKIFLLVFFVIFIVILFFLWRGYRKGMALQFFQWVSRVPFLKKWGVPFLEKNQHQLQDIDKQISFLYGSRRRAFFKALSLELLARIGNSLEVFVILCPLSLSISVIQSVVIYSFMSLFSNILFFSPMQIGTREGGFMLAFKALGFHAGLGIYVSLVMRVRELIWIGIGILLMKVNPHKPSRQMPPETL, from the coding sequence ATGAAGAAACGACATCCCAATCTTGCTCGTAATTTGTTTTTTATTATTGGTCTTATCGCTTTGGCTGTGATGGCTTGGGCTATTGGATTTAATACCATCATTTTGCATATTCGGAAAACCGGTTGGTGGTTTTTCGCTATCATTGGCATGTGGTTGCCTATCTACCTCATCAATACTACAGCTTTTAATACCATTATACGGGATGACAAACCGGAAAACCGCAAAGTGCCCTTTTTGCATGTATTGAAAATTACATTGAGTGGATTCGCTTTGAAATCGGCGACTCCGTTGGGATTCTTCGGGGGAGATCCATATAAAGTTATGGAATTCAAATCATTACTAGGGGTTGAAAAAGCTACATCATCTGTGGTACTGTATACCATGACACATATTTCGGCGCATTGCATTTTTTGGTTGCTTTCTATTCTGGTTGCTGCTTTATTTTTGCCAATGCATATGATGGATAAGATTTTTCTCCTGGTCTTTTTTGTCATTTTTATTGTAATCCTTTTTTTTCTGTGGCGTGGGTATCGCAAGGGGATGGCATTGCAGTTCTTTCAATGGGTTTCCCGCGTCCCGTTTTTGAAAAAGTGGGGGGTACCTTTTCTGGAAAAGAATCAGCATCAGCTACAAGATATTGACAAACAAATTTCCTTTTTGTATGGTTCCCGACGTCGGGCATTTTTTAAAGCTTTGAGTCTGGAGTTATTAGCGCGCATTGGAAATTCATTGGAAGTATTTGTAATACTTTGCCCTTTGAGTTTATCTATTTCTGTGATTCAATCTGTTGTGATATATTCCTTTATGAGTTTGTTTTCCAATATTCTTTTCTTTTCTCCAATGCAGATCGGGACACGTGAAGGTGGGTTTATGTTGGCGTTCAAAGCGCTTGGATTTCATGCTGGTTTGGGTATATATGTGAGTCTGGTGATGCGTGTTCGTGAACTTATCTGGATTGGAATTGGTATCTTACTGATGAAGGTAAATCCACATAAGCCTTCTCGGCAGATGCCCCCGGAAACGTTGTAA
- a CDS encoding CDP-alcohol phosphatidyltransferase family protein: MGTRTSISFESSLKSLDTENWLDRKFYRPIGFQVAMSLKSTSVTPNMITIFSIFVGVAAGILFYPVNFGWNLLGVVLLVLANILDCVDGQLARITGIKSKIGRVLDGLCGEIWFLTIYIVLSLRLMNQFHWGSWVFFIALASGASHFMQASILDYYKTLHLYMLKGGVNSEFETSQTILMRTRSFSWKGKPAHRLIYTLYYVYTLNQEKRTPHLQSYLTYLRTNNPNGIPEKEIERFREKSLKMMPLLDLFTFNARSIVLFCAVLLNVGWLYFFCEIVVLNPLLLVAVSRYERMIID, from the coding sequence ATGGGAACCAGAACATCCATATCATTTGAATCCTCTTTAAAGTCTTTGGATACTGAAAATTGGCTTGATCGAAAATTTTATCGGCCTATCGGCTTTCAGGTCGCAATGTCTTTAAAATCTACATCGGTTACTCCTAACATGATTACCATTTTCTCTATTTTTGTGGGGGTAGCTGCGGGAATATTATTTTACCCGGTTAATTTTGGATGGAACCTGCTGGGAGTTGTTTTGCTGGTGTTGGCTAATATTTTGGATTGCGTAGATGGACAATTAGCGCGGATTACCGGCATCAAGTCAAAAATAGGACGGGTGTTGGATGGACTATGCGGGGAAATTTGGTTTTTGACTATTTATATAGTCTTGAGTTTACGACTGATGAATCAGTTCCATTGGGGCAGTTGGGTGTTTTTCATTGCTTTGGCCTCGGGGGCATCTCATTTTATGCAAGCTTCCATTTTGGATTACTATAAAACATTACATCTCTATATGCTTAAAGGTGGGGTAAACAGTGAGTTTGAGACATCTCAAACTATTCTTATGCGTACCCGATCTTTTTCATGGAAGGGAAAACCAGCTCACCGACTGATATATACCCTTTATTATGTGTATACTTTGAATCAGGAAAAGCGTACGCCGCATTTGCAATCTTATCTGACCTATTTGAGAACGAACAATCCAAATGGAATTCCGGAAAAAGAGATAGAACGATTCAGGGAGAAAAGTCTGAAAATGATGCCGCTTCTTGATCTTTTTACCTTTAATGCACGTAGCATAGTGCTGTTTTGCGCTGTGTTACTAAATGTTGGATGGTTATACTTCTTTTGTGAGATCGTTGTACTGAACCCGCTATTGCTGGTTGCTGTCAGTCGTTATGAAAGAATGATTATTGATTGA
- a CDS encoding SDR family NAD(P)-dependent oxidoreductase produces the protein MSRSALIIGGTKGIGKSLSERLLQENYLVVATYASDCQAADAVCSAFATSYPNHFFVLQADSSSLDSIDVIASFLEQHRLMPEVVVFNAGMTDRSSFLEIKIDNWQKIFMVNIHFPTFLLQKIFPVMKRGGNVIFTGSLMGIHPHSLSLGYGVTKAAVHALVKNLVKFLEEREIRVNAVAPGFVDTEWQKNKPADIRQNITRKMTAGRFCEPDELIDVYMLLIQNRYMNGEIIVCDGGYGFR, from the coding sequence ATGAGTAGATCTGCATTAATTATTGGTGGAACTAAAGGAATCGGGAAGTCGTTATCCGAAAGATTATTGCAAGAGAATTATCTTGTTGTAGCTACATACGCTTCTGATTGTCAGGCTGCAGATGCGGTTTGTTCTGCATTTGCAACATCATATCCTAATCATTTCTTTGTCTTGCAGGCTGATAGTAGTTCTCTGGATAGTATTGACGTGATTGCTTCTTTTCTGGAACAACATCGGTTGATGCCCGAAGTTGTTGTATTCAATGCCGGAATGACCGACCGATCTTCGTTTCTTGAAATAAAGATTGATAACTGGCAGAAAATCTTTATGGTAAATATTCATTTTCCAACTTTTTTATTGCAGAAAATTTTTCCTGTGATGAAACGGGGAGGAAATGTTATTTTTACCGGATCGTTAATGGGAATCCATCCACATTCTCTTTCATTGGGCTATGGGGTGACCAAAGCAGCAGTGCATGCATTAGTGAAAAATCTGGTCAAGTTTCTGGAAGAAAGAGAAATTCGGGTTAATGCCGTGGCACCTGGTTTTGTTGACACAGAATGGCAAAAAAATAAACCAGCAGACATAAGGCAAAATATCACACGAAAAATGACAGCCGGAAGATTTTGCGAACCAGATGAACTGATAGACGTTTATATGTTGTTGATTCAGAATCGCTACATGAATGGAGAAATCATAGTGTGCGATGGTGGCTATGGGTTTCGCTGA
- a CDS encoding adenylyltransferase/cytidyltransferase family protein, which yields MFNRKLTVYTSGTFDMFHVNHLRMINYARGLADILIVGVSTDELVASYKATPPVIPFTERMQIIEALKAPDIVIPQHTLDHTEIVHKLNIDAFVVGDDWFGKYDYLKELGVEVFYFPYGNGVSSSSLKKTIYDSYEQHLLVERQNKPEVVKHE from the coding sequence ATGTTTAATAGAAAATTAACCGTTTATACATCTGGTACCTTTGACATGTTTCATGTCAATCATTTACGGATGATTAATTATGCACGCGGACTGGCTGATATTTTAATTGTGGGTGTTAGTACTGATGAATTGGTAGCTTCTTATAAGGCGACACCGCCTGTCATTCCTTTCACGGAGCGCATGCAAATTATTGAAGCGCTTAAGGCTCCCGATATTGTTATTCCTCAGCATACACTGGATCACACCGAGATTGTGCATAAATTGAATATCGATGCATTTGTGGTTGGTGATGATTGGTTTGGAAAATACGATTATTTGAAAGAGCTTGGCGTGGAGGTCTTTTATTTTCCTTATGGGAATGGCGTGTCTTCATCTTCGTTGAAAAAAACGATTTATGATAGCTACGAACAGCACTTGCTGGTTGAACGTCAAAATAAACCAGAAGTAGTTAAACATGAGTAG
- a CDS encoding DUF4301 family protein — protein sequence MSTFTKSDLQQLKIKGITSEQVEKQLQSFANGFPPLDIAKAATIGDGIMKVEGHDIDPYIKTWEEYQNLNKQIVKFVPASGAATRMFSELYSFLNGKEHVPTQPHVVQFFQHIQDFAFYEHLNAICFQHTGSFIPELIKQQQCKPIINLLLNAEGMNYGNLPKALLLFHHYSAETRTPLQEHLVESAYYAANSGHEVQLHFTISSAHENLFKNHLEGHIKYYEELMNVKYKISFSQQKSLTDTIAADMNNEPFRDETGLLVFRPGGHGALIENLNAIDADIIFIKNIDNVTTDKLRKPTITYKRLLGGILVETKRQIFTYLNELDHPHGLTLEKLEAMKQFCKLQLNVQHPILQQDNTPELIKFLHNTFNRPIRVCGMVANEGEPGGGPYFAKEHDGSVSLQILESSQIDTSKPEQAALLQQATHFNPVDLVCAVRNYKGKKFDLRTFIDPKTGFIAQKTKNGKVLKALELPGLWNGAMSNWNTIFVDVPLATFSPVKTANDLLRPEHR from the coding sequence ATGAGCACATTCACAAAGTCAGACCTACAACAACTGAAAATCAAAGGAATCACTTCGGAGCAAGTTGAAAAACAATTACAATCTTTTGCCAACGGGTTTCCACCCCTGGATATTGCAAAAGCAGCCACCATTGGCGACGGAATCATGAAAGTGGAAGGGCATGACATAGACCCATATATCAAAACTTGGGAAGAATATCAAAACTTAAATAAGCAAATAGTCAAATTTGTTCCTGCCTCAGGAGCAGCCACCCGAATGTTCAGTGAACTATATTCCTTTTTAAACGGGAAAGAGCATGTTCCGACGCAACCTCATGTCGTCCAGTTTTTCCAACATATCCAGGATTTTGCATTTTATGAACATCTGAATGCCATTTGTTTTCAACATACAGGTAGTTTTATTCCCGAATTAATCAAGCAACAGCAATGTAAGCCCATTATCAATCTGTTACTAAATGCCGAGGGAATGAATTACGGGAATCTTCCTAAAGCTCTTTTGTTGTTTCATCATTATTCAGCCGAAACACGAACTCCGCTACAGGAGCATCTGGTCGAAAGCGCTTACTATGCAGCAAATTCAGGACACGAAGTGCAACTTCATTTTACAATTTCGTCAGCTCACGAAAACTTATTTAAAAATCATCTTGAGGGACATATCAAGTACTATGAAGAATTGATGAATGTGAAATATAAAATTTCTTTTTCTCAACAAAAATCGTTGACAGATACCATTGCCGCTGATATGAATAACGAACCTTTCCGCGACGAAACAGGATTGCTTGTTTTCCGTCCCGGAGGTCACGGTGCACTTATCGAAAATCTCAATGCCATTGATGCCGATATTATTTTCATCAAAAATATTGATAATGTCACAACAGACAAACTCAGAAAGCCAACGATAACCTACAAACGATTACTCGGAGGAATTCTGGTAGAAACCAAACGACAAATCTTCACATACCTGAACGAACTGGATCATCCTCATGGATTGACATTGGAAAAATTGGAAGCAATGAAACAATTCTGCAAGTTGCAGCTTAATGTTCAACATCCGATTTTGCAACAGGACAACACACCTGAATTAATCAAGTTTTTACACAACACATTCAACCGACCTATTCGGGTTTGTGGCATGGTAGCCAACGAAGGTGAACCAGGAGGAGGCCCTTATTTTGCAAAAGAACACGATGGGAGCGTCTCTCTACAAATACTTGAAAGCTCGCAAATAGACACTTCCAAACCAGAGCAAGCAGCCCTCTTACAGCAAGCAACTCATTTCAATCCGGTAGACTTGGTATGTGCTGTCCGAAATTATAAAGGGAAAAAATTTGATCTAAGAACCTTTATTGATCCCAAGACAGGGTTCATCGCGCAAAAAACCAAAAACGGGAAAGTGCTCAAAGCATTGGAATTACCTGGATTGTGGAACGGCGCAATGAGCAATTGGAACACAATCTTCGTAGATGTTCCTTTGGCAACATTCAGTCCAGTAAAAACAGCAAACGATTTGCTTCGTCCGGAACATCGCTAA
- a CDS encoding iron-sulfur cluster assembly scaffold protein, giving the protein MIYSHEVEHMCVVKKGANHGPAPIPQEGKWVKAKEIKDISGLTHGVGWCAPQQGACKLTLNVKDGVIQEALVETIGCSGMTHSAAMASEILPGKTILEALNTDLVCDAINTAMRELFLQIAYGRSQSAFSEGGLPIGAGLEDLGKGLRSQIGTMYGTLAKGARYLEMAEGYCTRLGLDEEGTIIGYEFVHMGKFMDMVKKGINANEALEKAKGSYGRFKEAAKYIDPRQE; this is encoded by the coding sequence ATGATTTATTCGCACGAAGTTGAACACATGTGTGTTGTAAAAAAAGGAGCCAACCACGGTCCAGCCCCCATTCCACAAGAAGGGAAATGGGTAAAAGCAAAAGAAATCAAAGACATTTCAGGTTTAACTCACGGAGTAGGTTGGTGTGCACCACAACAAGGGGCTTGCAAACTCACCTTGAACGTAAAAGACGGTGTAATTCAGGAAGCTTTGGTAGAAACCATCGGTTGTTCGGGGATGACTCACTCGGCTGCAATGGCATCTGAAATTCTGCCGGGAAAAACCATTCTGGAAGCCCTCAACACCGACCTCGTTTGCGATGCTATCAATACCGCCATGCGCGAACTATTTTTGCAAATTGCCTATGGTCGTTCACAATCAGCATTTTCCGAAGGCGGACTGCCCATCGGAGCTGGTCTTGAAGATTTGGGGAAAGGTTTGAGAAGCCAGATCGGAACAATGTATGGTACATTGGCAAAAGGCGCAAGGTATCTCGAAATGGCAGAAGGATATTGCACACGGTTAGGATTGGACGAAGAAGGCACCATCATTGGATATGAATTTGTACACATGGGCAAATTTATGGATATGGTCAAAAAAGGAATCAATGCCAACGAAGCTTTGGAAAAAGCAAAGGGTTCTTATGGACGTTTCAAAGAAGCGGCTAAATACATTGATCCTCGTCAAGAATAA
- a CDS encoding GGGtGRT protein, with the protein MVSFESYERRIAQINATLTKYGIKDIEEAKAICDAKGIDPYKICEETQPIAFENAKWAYVVGAALAIKQGCNTAADVAEVIGVGLQSFCIPGSVADDRKVGIGHGNLAAMLLREETQCFAFLAGHESFAAAEGAIKIAEMANKVRKQPLRVILNGLGKDAAQIISRINGFTYVQTQFDYATGALNIVMEKSYSTGLRSFVKCYGADDVREGVAIMHKEGVDVSITGNSTNPTRFQHPVAGTYKKECVEQGKRYFSVASGGGTGRTLHPDNMAAGPASYGMTDTMGRMHSDAQFAGSSSVPAHVEMMGFLGMGNNPMVGATVAVAVAVAQAITK; encoded by the coding sequence ATGGTATCATTTGAAAGTTATGAACGTCGTATTGCGCAAATCAACGCAACACTGACAAAATATGGAATAAAAGACATCGAAGAAGCAAAAGCTATTTGCGATGCAAAAGGCATAGATCCTTATAAAATCTGTGAAGAAACTCAACCCATTGCGTTCGAAAATGCAAAATGGGCTTATGTTGTTGGAGCGGCCCTTGCTATCAAACAAGGATGCAACACTGCTGCCGATGTAGCTGAAGTAATCGGAGTTGGACTGCAATCATTTTGTATTCCAGGATCCGTTGCTGACGACCGCAAGGTAGGTATCGGTCATGGTAATTTGGCAGCAATGTTATTGCGCGAAGAAACACAATGTTTTGCTTTTCTGGCTGGGCACGAATCATTCGCTGCTGCCGAAGGAGCTATCAAAATTGCTGAAATGGCCAACAAAGTACGGAAACAACCTTTACGCGTAATTTTGAACGGATTAGGAAAAGATGCTGCTCAAATCATTTCCCGTATTAACGGGTTTACATACGTACAAACCCAGTTTGATTATGCAACAGGAGCTCTGAACATAGTAATGGAAAAATCTTATTCTACAGGACTTCGTTCTTTTGTAAAATGCTACGGAGCAGATGACGTACGCGAAGGGGTTGCCATTATGCACAAAGAAGGTGTAGATGTTTCAATTACAGGAAATTCTACAAATCCTACCCGTTTTCAACATCCAGTCGCCGGCACCTATAAAAAAGAATGTGTTGAACAAGGCAAACGCTATTTCTCGGTTGCATCAGGTGGTGGAACAGGACGTACTCTGCACCCGGACAATATGGCTGCCGGGCCTGCTTCCTACGGTATGACCGACACAATGGGACGCATGCACTCTGATGCTCAGTTCGCAGGATCTTCATCTGTACCGGCTCACGTAGAAATGATGGGATTCCTTGGAATGGGCAACAACCCGATGGTGGGAGCAACAGTTGCAGTTGCAGTTGCAGTTGCGCAAGCAATCACTAAATAA